In candidate division WOR-3 bacterium, the genomic stretch AATTATTTATTTTGCAGCCATATTAACAATTTTAGCATTAATTTTAGCATTTATCTTCTCAAAGAATGTAATTCAGCCAATTCGTCTTTTAACTAAAACTGCAGAGCGTATTAAAAACGGCGAATTTCAAACACATATCATAAGTAATCGACAAGATGAAATTGGTGATTTAACAAAGGCAATTAATAAAATGGCCGATTCACTCAATACCTTATTTAACACATTACATTCCGAGCGCGAAGAGATTAAATCGGTCTTAAGCGCAATGACCGAAGGACTGTTAGTGTTAAACGATAAAGACCAAATTATTGCAACCAACGAAAGTTTCAAAACCATTGCTAATGTGAATAATGTCATTGGCCAATACTATTGGCAAATAATTAAGCACAACCTATTCAATCAGTTAGTTGCAGAACTGAGAGATAAAAAAATCTTGCGTAATCAAGAAATCGAACTTAACAACAACATCTATGCGGTAAGTGGTAAATTAATTGAAGGGCAAAACGGCCGAAATAAAGCCATTTTCGTCTTTTATGACATCACCGAAGTCAAAAAACTTGAGAAAATTAAAGCCGATTTTATTGCCAATGTTTCCCATGAATTAAAAACCCCACTTACCAGTATTAAAGGTTTTGCTGATACTCTAACTGACGAAGTTAGCAAAAAACATCAAAAATTTGTTAGGACCATTAGTCGTAATGCTGACCGTCTCATCAACATCGTGCAAGACTTATTGGTAATTTCAGATTTAGAAAACCGAGAACAGAAACTCGAGGTCGAAAAAATTAATTTTCCCGAAATGCTGAGTAATCTTAAGAAAATGTTTAGCGCTAACCTTAAAAGCAAAAAATTAAAACTTAATCTCAAAATTGAGTCCGACGCTCAAGAATGGTTCGCAGATTATTTTTTAATTGAGCAGATGTTTACCAATTTAATTGATAATGCCATTAAATATAATCGAGAAAAGGGAGAAATTTATATTATTATTCAAAAGGTGGACGACAATCTAAAAATTATAGTTGAAGATACTGGTATTGGCATTAGCCGAGAACATTGGGATAGAATCTTTGAAAGATTTTATGTGGTTGATAAATCTCGTTCGCGTAAACTGGGCGGAACTGGACTGGGACTTGCAATTGTCAAACACATTGTCTTAAGTCACAATGGCGAGATTAAAGTCGAAAGCGAAGTTGGTAAAGGAACAAGATTTATTGTTACACTTCCGCAATATAGTAGCGCGTAACCCATAATGGCGAAATCAAAGTCGAAAGCGAAGTTGGCAAAGGAACAAGATTTATTATTACACTTCCGCAATATAGTTGCGTGTAAAGATTTACGAGCATATAACCGTGAATGTGAATAAGAAAAAGGTCTTATTCATCTGTACCCATAATTCTGCACGGTCGCAAATGGCTGAAGGATTACTAAATCATTTATATGGCGATAGATACGAAGCATATAGCGCCGGCACTCAACCAACCATGGTAAATCCTTATGCAATTAAAGTGATGCGGGAGATTGGCATTGATATTTCACACCATCGGTCAAAAAGTGTGCAGGAGTTTCTAAATCAAGAAATAAATTATGTAATAACTGTTTGCGACAGCGCTAAAGAAACCTGTCCATTCTTTCCGGGTGGTAAAAAACGACTACACCAAAGTTTTCAAGACCCTTCAGACTTTACTGGCAATGAAGAAGAAACCCTAAATATCTTTAGGAAAGTAAGAGATGAGATAAAAATGTGGATTGAGGAGACCTTTGCTAAAATAATCAAAGAAAATACAGAAAATTCCGAAAACCCCGCTTGACTTCTTAGGTTATCTATTAGGCAATTTAATCGGCAGGCTATTAGGTAATTCAAAGGTTAACACAAAAGGTATTCTAAGGGGTATACCCCCGGGCAAGCCCCTAAACAAGCCGATGGGCTATCGACTGGCTGACCCCTCGGTCTGCCCAAAGGATTGCACAAGGAACAACCCAAGTGTTTGTCCAAAGGATTGCCGATTAAACAAGTCAGGGCAATTGGTTTTAGGATTAACAATATTAAAATTTAATTCCTGTTGCTGACGCTACATCTTGCGTCAATCCAGTCAAAACCAACTATATCTACCTTAACCAAATCTTAACAATCCGTTTATATTCTCTTAACTGGAGGCTGGTATATTTTAGGCGTATGAATGATAATTTTATTTTGGCGTTTGCCACCAGTAAATTTCTTGAGCCACTTCGTATTGTAAAAAGTGTTAATCTCCGCGCTGATTTACCACATCTCCTAAAAATTCACCACATAGTGCCCTCCTTGTGGTTTTTAAATCAGCGCGGGGTTAACACAAAATATGTAAAGAAAGGAGGCAAAGTCCGACAAAAACTAATAAAAGATGCCTTGGCAATAAAACCGCCATGCATCTTTAAGGTCATCACAAAATTTATGTATCAATTATTATTAAATATATATAAAAAATTAAAGGAAGGAGATAATAATGTTTAACATTGGCACAATGTTTTTGACAGTTTCAGCACTATCGTTCTCTCCTGCTAATATTACAACCGCTCAAGCGAATAAAATTTCCGAATTACGACTATATGCAGATAATGGACAAGAACTCCTTTCGGCTGAAGGGATGATGCCTGAAATCGTTGTTACTGCTGAGTATCCGCAAACGTCCTCTACAACTAATCAACCCAACAAATTTCAACAGATTAACGATTACTTCACATTTATTGTTAATGTGCTAATTGTCCTATTCTTTATGGGAATGGGAATTACAACATTATTATCAAAATGGAAAAGACGCAAAGGTCATAAGAAAGAAAAAGGTCCATTTTCCCTTCCGCCTTTTTCTAATAAAAATATCGATTTAGGCAAGGATTATGCCTGCTAATCGAAAAGATGAAAATATGAATAATAATCAACCATATTTTCATCCAAAGCCAGAAAACTATCCCCTCGATAAAGAAATTAAATTTAATCTTAATAATACCATAAAATTATTTATCGGTGATAAGTTCTGGCTTGAAAAATATATCTTAAAAAACTATATAAGAAAGAAAGCCGTTGGTAAATTCTGGTTTGATAAATATGTCATAAAAAATATATATCAAAAAGGAGTTATTATGCTTAAAAAAACTGTCATCAAATTAACTCTCTTATTTTTAACTTGGACAGTAGGGTTACAAGCCGGCGAAACCAAAGTTGCCGGTGAAATCTGGAATCGGTATATGGTATATCGGAAAGACAACAAAACAACCCTTAATCAATTCTCGTTTGACCGCGGTTATCTCACCTTAGAACCGAAATTAAGCGATAAAATCAAGGGCCGTTTTACCCTTGATTTTTTCTCAAGCGATAAATATAATGATGGCGCTGGCATCAAAGTAAAATACGGATTTTTACAATTTGCCGAACCAATACCAATTAAAGAGAGCAACCTCGAAATCGGTTTAGTGAAAAACTATTTTGGTCTGGTCTACGACTGGGCTTATCCAGTAATTGAGAAGGCAATTGAAGATAAAGAAAAAGTTGCGGCATCAGTTGACTACGGAATCGCATTTACAGGCTATCTACCAAAGGGATTTGGCGAATATGCAGTCGGTTTGTATAATGGCGAAGGTTACACTAAGACCCAAAGTAAAGTTAATACTCAATTCGCACCATTGTTCAATCTCCGGTTAACCCCAATTGCTGGTATTACCTTGGGTGGTTCAATAATCGTAGATAAGCCAGGCGTAACTGGTTTAGTGCGACAGACTACTACTACCAGTCGTGCTGAATCGCTATTCAAAAATGTCTATGATAAACGACGAGTAATTGCCGGCATTACCAAACTTGCATTTGGACCAGTTGAAATCTGGGGTGAGTATTTAACCAATTATTATGATTCCACTATTACTAAAAAAGTGTCCCGCCCCAATATTCCGGATACCATAACGACTACAACTTATATTTACAAAAGTAAAGGTTTTTCCTTAACTCCTATTTTCTCATTAAACCAATTAACCGGTTTGGATGTTGAACTGGTTTTTCGCTATGATTTTTGGGATAGCAACACTGATGTTAAAGACTATAAGAGTGCTTTCTCTACGATGGTAATTGGTGGTAATTACAATATCCTAAGAGGACTAAGTGCTGACCCTGTCTTAACTTTGCAAATAAACTGGCAGCGTAAAACTTTCAAAAAGGAAGATCCGTCAATTCCTGATGTCAAAAAGCCCGAGGACCAGATTGGTGTTCAATTAAAGTGGAAATATAGTTCCACAATCCTTAATTAAAAATGAAACACGAATCTGCGAATACTACAAAAAATAAGATTATTTATGCGGTTCGTGTTTATTTGTATAAACAATCTCTTGGAGGTATAAATGAAAAACTTATTTAATTTAGTAAAGTTTTTGTTGGTGGTCAGTTTAACTATCTTATCTACAACCAGTTTATTTGGAGCCAAGAAAAACATTACCTTGGCGGGTTCAACCACAGTCTTACCGATTGCCCAAAAATGTGCTGAAGCCTTTATGGATATTAATCCGAAAGTAAATATTTCCGTGCGCGGCGGTGGTTCGGGTGTTGGTATTGCTTCACTCATTGCTAAATCGGTTGATATTGGTATGTCTTCTCGACCAATTAAGGATAAAGAATTAGCAACTGCAAAACAGAAAGGTGTTAATCCAGTTGGTAACATCATTGCTTTAGACGGCTTAGCGATTATTGTCCACCCGCAAAATCCAATTAATGAAATTACCTTAAAGACACTTAAAGATATTTACACAGGTAAAATCACTAACTGGAAAGCCTTAGGTGGTCCGGACCGCGAAATTGTCGTTGTGTCTCGAGATGTTGCCTCAGGAACTTTTGAAGTCTTCAAAGAGAAAGTGCTGGGTGGCGATAAACCGAAGGATGACGCTTTAATGCTTGCTTCGAATAAGGCAGTTGCGACTTCGGTCCAAGAAACACCTGGCGCAATTGGCTATGTCGGGGTCGGCTATCTCTCTGAAGGAATTAAGTCTTTGAAGGTGGATGGCATTATGCCAAGCAATAAAACAGTCCAAGACGGCACTTATAAATTAGCCCGACCTTTATTTATGTACACTAACGGCTCACCAAAAGGTTTGGTCAAAGAATTTATTGATTTTATCTTATCGAACACCGGTCAGAAATTAGTAAACGAGGCGGGCTTTGTACCGATTAATAAATAAAACCCAGATTTCATTCGACTTTTTCTTGCTCGTTTTTCCATACGAATTTTTCTTGCTTGTTTTTCTATACGAAAAGCCGACTTTGCTATTCTGAGCGCATGCAATGATATGATTTGGTTTAAAGATGTGCCAAAGTGTCATTTTTTGTAGTAAGATTTTCTATTATTGTTTGGTAGATTTATTATTACCACTCCATATAATACGAATATATATAATACGAATATAAAAGCAAACTTAAAATAATGTCTACTCTTAAAATGAACTTTGGCACATCTTGCCATTTTTTTGTGCTTATCCTTTATGGATAATTTGAAATACAAATTTATATATTATCTCTTCACACTTACTTTTTCTCGGAATAGAGCCTTTTGCCACTAAAGAAACTAAATGTTTTTAAGCCTTTTGGATATTTATAGCACTTTCTCTCGTTTTTCACTTATGGAACTTCTGAAAAGGACAAATTTCTGCTCAGTAAAAACATTGAAATTATCAAATTTACTTTCTGTTCTCTTTGACATTCTTTTCGTATGGGCACTTATGAGTTCTCGGAATAAAAATAAATTTTTGCTCAAGAATTTACAGAAATCTCTTAATTTTTTGCAAGTTCCAAGACACATTTTCCGTGTTTTTGCTTAATGAGACATCTGATAAAGTATTATCTAACTTACGTAAGCCCCAGAAAAACAAGAAATATACTCAGTGATTTCAATAACAAATTGTTTTTTTTATTCTCGCTCTTATAAAGTATTGACAAATTTCAGTTCTTCCTGATACTTTTCTATGTAAAGTTTATTTGCGTTAACAGTTTTTAGAATTATATGATGAAATTTAAAGAATCCCTATTCAAATATCTGGCACTTTTTGCTGCATTATGCT encodes the following:
- a CDS encoding cell wall metabolism sensor histidine kinase WalK; translation: MRLNLFLRQFLTYALIIILTTSIIILITSYEYKKNYLKSLEIDLQKQAEIIRAEIKDDLINKKYKKIDSFINNLAPQIKTRITIIRNDGVVIAESDYSADKMEDHSTRSEFIQAIQTGLGKKIRFSKTMQQNMLYVAVPITDNNKVLAVVRTSAYLSPIQKDLSAVNRKIIYFAAILTILALILAFIFSKNVIQPIRLLTKTAERIKNGEFQTHIISNRQDEIGDLTKAINKMADSLNTLFNTLHSEREEIKSVLSAMTEGLLVLNDKDQIIATNESFKTIANVNNVIGQYYWQIIKHNLFNQLVAELRDKKILRNQEIELNNNIYAVSGKLIEGQNGRNKAIFVFYDITEVKKLEKIKADFIANVSHELKTPLTSIKGFADTLTDEVSKKHQKFVRTISRNADRLINIVQDLLVISDLENREQKLEVEKINFPEMLSNLKKMFSANLKSKKLKLNLKIESDAQEWFADYFLIEQMFTNLIDNAIKYNREKGEIYIIIQKVDDNLKIIVEDTGIGISREHWDRIFERFYVVDKSRSRKLGGTGLGLAIVKHIVLSHNGEIKVESEVGKGTRFIVTLPQYSSA
- a CDS encoding arsenate reductase ArsC produces the protein MNKKKVLFICTHNSARSQMAEGLLNHLYGDRYEAYSAGTQPTMVNPYAIKVMREIGIDISHHRSKSVQEFLNQEINYVITVCDSAKETCPFFPGGKKRLHQSFQDPSDFTGNEEETLNIFRKVRDEIKMWIEETFAKIIKENTENSENPA
- a CDS encoding phosphate ABC transporter substrate-binding protein; protein product: MKNLFNLVKFLLVVSLTILSTTSLFGAKKNITLAGSTTVLPIAQKCAEAFMDINPKVNISVRGGGSGVGIASLIAKSVDIGMSSRPIKDKELATAKQKGVNPVGNIIALDGLAIIVHPQNPINEITLKTLKDIYTGKITNWKALGGPDREIVVVSRDVASGTFEVFKEKVLGGDKPKDDALMLASNKAVATSVQETPGAIGYVGVGYLSEGIKSLKVDGIMPSNKTVQDGTYKLARPLFMYTNGSPKGLVKEFIDFILSNTGQKLVNEAGFVPINK